Proteins encoded together in one Argiope bruennichi chromosome 1, qqArgBrue1.1, whole genome shotgun sequence window:
- the LOC129975635 gene encoding uncharacterized protein LOC129975635, which translates to MGSSKRGHFSGRKVYYTPNNSQYFDKFFIIKRTSDKQETFSPVSPFLVQKAIAATLGEVLSIRKMRSGDLLVEISTKKQAQQIMKLKALAHIPVSVNPHTSLNFSKGVITCGELFNVSIEEITSEMKPQGVTHVRQITIRRNGQLLSTKHYILTFHSPNLPESIYSGYIKLPVRQYIPNPLRCFQCQRFGHSKVNCHGTLTCARCAEKGHDSQQSRRRIQNQTPTPGVSYAAIVQKSFCANCSCVNCKKESSMKLPEKTSNSDSEHSMKSVQESPQVDTSTKKVQKKKTKNSMTLKLAKRGISQKDLSVKLRKSASRNSVALGLANQGVVYKDLTSIFGDTFNNPDFKLHPSEDEDSLDMSGEDPATTTNAESLSSSKVLS; encoded by the exons atgggctcctccaaacgtggtcacTTCAGTGGGCGTAAAGTTTACTATACTCCAAACAATTCTCAATACTTTGACAAGTTTTTTATTATCAAACGCACATCAGATAAACAAGAAACCTTTTCACCTGTTTCACCGTTCCTTGTACAAAAGGCAATAGCAGCTACACTCGGTGAAGTTCTATCGATTCGGAAAATGCGATCTGGTGATTTGTTGGTGGAAATCAGTACCAAAAAACAAGCTCAACAAATTATGAAACTAAAAGCTCTCGCGCATATTCCCGTTTCTGTGAATCCGCACACGTCTCTAAATTTCTCCAAAGGTGTTATTACCTGCGGAGAATTGTTTAATGTCTCTATAGAAGAAATAACCTCTGAAATGAAGCCACAAGGCGTGACGCATGTTCGCCAGATAACAATTCGGCGGAATGGTCAATTACTTTCAACGAAGCATTACATACTTACTTTCCACAGTCCTAATTTACCCGAATCTATATATTCAGGCTATATCAAATTACCTGTTCGCCAGTACATACCAAATCCATTGAGATGCTTCcagtgccagcgctttggccattcAAAAGTTAATTGCCACGGGACACTCACATGTGCCCGTTGTGCCgaaaaagggcatgatagccagcagt CTAGGCGTAGGATTCAGAATCAGACCCCTACTCCTGGTGTCAGCTATGCTGCCATCGTACAAAAATCCTTTTGCGCTAACTGTTCTTGTGTCAATTGTAAGAAAGAATCAAGTATGAAACTTCCTGAAAAGACATCGAATTCTGATTCTGAACACTCAATGAAAAGTGTTCAAGAATCACCTCAAGTAGATACTTCAACTAAAAAAGTCCAGAAGAAAAAAACGAAGAACTCAATGACATTAAAATTGGCAAAACGTGGCATTTCACAAAAAGATCTATCGGTGAAACTTCGAAAATCTGCTTCACGAAACTCAGTCGCCTTGGGTTTGGCTAATCAGGGTGTAGTctataaggacttaacgtccatttttggtgACACATTTAACAACCCCGATTTCAAGCTCCATCCATCTGAGGATGAAGACTCGCTTGATATGAGTGGCGAAGACCCTGCAACCACAACAAATGCCGAATCTCTTTCCTCCTCTAAAGttctctcttaa